In Alphaproteobacteria bacterium, the DNA window CCGATAAAGCGATATTACTATTTGGGCATATTTCAAGGCTGATATTTCTTGCTGCCAGCGTTTTAACCAAATCAGCATCTTCAATGCTACGCACACCATGGCCAATCCGCGTTACAGGCAATGCTTCGATGGTATCTCTAACGCTTTGTGCGCCAGCTACCTCGCCCGCATGCGCGGTGCAGCCCAAGCCCAGTTTTTCATCTGCAATGGCAAATGCTGGCGCAAAATCTGCCGGATGGTGCATCAGTTCATTTCCTGCCAAGCCAACACCCACCACATAAGGATGGGGATTTTTTTCGACGGTGCGCATTAATTCCAATGCGGTTTGCGGCCCTAAATGGCGTATCATACAAATAATAAGCCTCGCCTCTATGCCGCTGTCTTTTCTCGCCTTATCCACCCCTTCGGCTACAGCATTTACATAGGTCATATACTCCATGCCAAACATAGCGGGAATATCGGGCCCCAATGTTAATTCTGCATAGATTGCGCCTTCTTTTGCAATCGACATCAGATATTCATAGGTGACATCCACATAATCCTCAGTGGTACGGATTACGCTGGAAGCGGCATCATAACTGTTTAAAAATTCCGGAAATGTAGACCAGTTATAATCGCCCTTAGCATTAAATATACCCTCAGGCAAAGGCATGGTATTGCGTGCCGCAAGCTGTTTGGCTAATTGCGGACTTACCGTACCCTCCAAATGCACATGCAGCTCCGCTTTTGGCAGTTTTGCTGTGCTATGCTGGTTGTCGGCGGACTTGTTTGGCACCGTCATTAATACATTCTCCATATAAATCCACTCCGGCATTCAACGGGTCAATCCCTAAATGCGACGCGATAGTTTGCCCAATATCTGCAAAAGTTTCACGCAGCCCTACATTGATGGGCGGCAGACTGGGACCAAATGCCAAAACCGGCACATATTCACGTGTATGGTCGGTTCCCGACCATGTTGGGTCGCAGCCATGATCTGCGGTTAGAAACACAATATCGCCCGGCTTTAATGCCGCCATCATCGCCGGAATATACCTGTCAAAATGCTCAAGCGCCGCAGCATATCCTGCTACGTTGCGGCGGTGGCCATATTCCATATCAAAATCCACAAAATTCGATACCACCAGACTTCCGCCAACGGCTTGCTTTATCGCATCAAGGGTTTTTTCCATTATTTCGGCATTGCCCGTGGCTTTAATGATTTTTCCGGTGCCTTGATGGGCAAAAATATCGCCAATTTTGCCAATAGAAATTACATTTCCGCCGGCCTGCTCTACTCGCAGCAATAATGTTGGTTCTGAAGGCGGCACAGCAAGGTCTTTGCGGTTTCCGGTGCGCTTGAAGTCACCGGCGCACTCGCCAGTAAATGGCCGCGCTATCACCCGCCCAACATTATACTCATCCACCAATTTGCGTGCTAGGTACGACAGCTCATATAGCCTGTCCAGTCCAAAATGTTTTTCATGCGCTGCAATCTGAAACACACTATCCGCCGATGTATATATAATAGGCTTACCCGTGCGGATATGCTCTTCACCCAACGCGTCCAGAATTACCGTACCAGAAGAATGGACATTACCCAAAACTCCGGGCAATCCCCCTTGATCTATTAACGCATTTACGAGTTCCTCAGGAAAACATGGTGACGTATCAGGAAAAAATCCCCACTCCCATTCCACGGGTAATCCTGCCATTTCCCAATGGCCAGAAGGAGTATCTTTACCATAGCTTTTTTCAGCCGCAGCTCCATAAAACCCACCTTTAAGCTCTACCGCCTCAACTCCGGCGGCATAGCTTCCGGTAGCAGATTTGTGTGCCTCTCCCAGACCAAGCGACAGCAAATGCGGAATGCGCAACGCACCGTCGCGCAACCCGTCACCATTGGCCTTTCCCTCGGCACATGCCTTAGCGATATGACCGAATGTATCGGATCCTTCATCGCCAAATTTTGCAGCATCGGGGGCAGCGCCAACGCCAAAACTATCCAGCACAAATATAAATGCCCGCCTGTCTTTTCGCATAACTGCTCCTGTTAGCTGGCCAAACGGTTTGTTTGCGCATTTTCACCACTGATACGCTGATGCACAATGGCAGGTTTTGTAACTTTTGCCGCATGAGCAGAAATTTTATACGCTGTGCGAATATCTTGCGCAGCGCGTTCTGCCTTATTTTGTGAAGAAGCGTGTACCAACGCTAAAGGCGTTGCACTATCTATAGCATCGCCAATACCTTTGAGCGCCGTTAAGCCAACACTATGGTCGATGCTGTCGCTTGGAATTCCGCGTCCTCCGCCCATGCGCAACACAGCCATGCCCACGGCTTTGGTATCAACATTATTAATAATACCTTCTTCTTCACTAAATACTTCCAGCGTTACTTGCGCTTTTGGCAAATAGGTTTCGTAGTTTTCTACAAAATCGTTCGCGCCTCCTAAGGCTGCAACCATACGGCCAA includes these proteins:
- the add gene encoding adenosine deaminase, encoding MTVPNKSADNQHSTAKLPKAELHVHLEGTVSPQLAKQLAARNTMPLPEGIFNAKGDYNWSTFPEFLNSYDAASSVIRTTEDYVDVTYEYLMSIAKEGAIYAELTLGPDIPAMFGMEYMTYVNAVAEGVDKARKDSGIEARLIICMIRHLGPQTALELMRTVEKNPHPYVVGVGLAGNELMHHPADFAPAFAIADEKLGLGCTAHAGEVAGAQSVRDTIEALPVTRIGHGVRSIEDADLVKTLAARNISLEICPNSNIALSVYPDFAAHPLRKLYDAGVVGSLNSDDPPFFWTNLAQEYMTAKNDFGFTDAELTGITRKAIEVSFADAHTKQKLFAILNDCSASS
- a CDS encoding phosphopentomutase; amino-acid sequence: MRKDRRAFIFVLDSFGVGAAPDAAKFGDEGSDTFGHIAKACAEGKANGDGLRDGALRIPHLLSLGLGEAHKSATGSYAAGVEAVELKGGFYGAAAEKSYGKDTPSGHWEMAGLPVEWEWGFFPDTSPCFPEELVNALIDQGGLPGVLGNVHSSGTVILDALGEEHIRTGKPIIYTSADSVFQIAAHEKHFGLDRLYELSYLARKLVDEYNVGRVIARPFTGECAGDFKRTGNRKDLAVPPSEPTLLLRVEQAGGNVISIGKIGDIFAHQGTGKIIKATGNAEIMEKTLDAIKQAVGGSLVVSNFVDFDMEYGHRRNVAGYAAALEHFDRYIPAMMAALKPGDIVFLTADHGCDPTWSGTDHTREYVPVLAFGPSLPPINVGLRETFADIGQTIASHLGIDPLNAGVDLYGECINDGAKQVRRQPA